Proteins encoded together in one Mycobacterium noviomagense window:
- a CDS encoding thiamine pyrophosphate-requiring protein, whose protein sequence is MASALVADYVLERLRDWGVEKVFAYAGDGINGLLAAWGRAGNKPKFVQARHEEMSAFEAVGYAKFSNRIGVCAATSGPGAIHLLNGLYDAKLDRVPVLAIVGQTNRSAMGGSYQQEVDLMSLYKDVASDYIQMVTVPEQLPNVLDRAIRTALTRRAPTAVIIPADVQELEYSPPPHEFKYVPSSLGFEWPDVEPSKTGLQKAADVLNAGERVAMLVGCGARGAIKEVTEIADLLGAGAAKPLLGKDVLSDELPWVTGAIGLLGTRPSYEMMRDCDTLLTVGSSFPYTQFLPPFGQARGVQIDIDPALIGMRYPNEVNLVGDAAATLRALIPMIQRKSDRSWRETIEKNVQRWWETMAMEADVAADPINPMKLFAELSPRLPDNAIVTADSGSAANWYARQLKFRGDMRGSLSGNLATMGPGVPYGIGGKFANPDRPVIVFAGDGAMQMNGMAELITIAHYWKEWADPRLVVAVLHNNDLNQVTWEMRAMAGAPKFPESQTLPSVDFAAFAASLGLGSATLTEPDQIASAWDQALRADRPTVLDVHCDPNIPPVPPHATFDQMKAAAMSVLKGDEDAFGIMKEGIKIKAQEFMPHRDKSRT, encoded by the coding sequence ATGGCAAGCGCTCTGGTTGCCGACTACGTGTTGGAACGGCTGCGCGATTGGGGAGTCGAGAAGGTTTTCGCCTACGCGGGTGACGGGATCAACGGCCTGCTGGCCGCCTGGGGCCGCGCCGGCAATAAGCCGAAGTTCGTGCAGGCTCGCCACGAGGAAATGTCCGCGTTCGAGGCAGTCGGTTACGCGAAGTTCAGCAACCGGATCGGGGTGTGCGCCGCGACGTCCGGTCCTGGAGCGATCCACCTGCTCAACGGACTGTATGACGCCAAGCTCGACCGGGTACCGGTGCTCGCGATCGTCGGGCAAACCAACCGCAGCGCGATGGGCGGTTCTTACCAGCAAGAAGTCGATTTGATGAGCCTCTACAAGGACGTGGCGAGCGACTACATCCAGATGGTGACCGTGCCCGAGCAGCTACCCAATGTGCTGGACCGGGCCATCCGTACCGCGCTGACCAGACGGGCACCGACAGCCGTGATCATCCCGGCCGACGTGCAGGAGCTCGAATACTCGCCGCCGCCGCACGAATTCAAATATGTGCCCTCCAGCCTCGGTTTCGAGTGGCCCGACGTCGAGCCGTCGAAGACGGGGCTGCAGAAGGCGGCCGACGTGCTCAACGCGGGAGAACGCGTCGCGATGCTTGTGGGCTGCGGTGCCCGCGGTGCGATCAAGGAGGTCACCGAGATCGCCGACCTACTCGGCGCCGGCGCCGCCAAACCGTTGCTGGGCAAGGACGTGCTCTCCGACGAACTGCCATGGGTGACCGGCGCGATCGGGCTGCTGGGCACGCGCCCTAGCTATGAGATGATGCGCGACTGCGACACCCTGCTCACCGTCGGCTCGAGTTTCCCCTACACCCAGTTCCTGCCACCGTTCGGACAAGCGCGTGGCGTGCAGATCGACATCGACCCGGCGTTGATCGGGATGCGCTATCCCAACGAGGTCAACCTGGTGGGCGACGCCGCCGCGACGCTGCGCGCGCTGATACCGATGATCCAGCGCAAGTCCGACCGTTCTTGGCGTGAAACCATCGAGAAGAACGTGCAGCGGTGGTGGGAAACCATGGCGATGGAAGCCGACGTCGCCGCCGATCCGATCAACCCGATGAAGCTGTTCGCCGAGCTGTCGCCGAGGCTGCCCGACAACGCGATCGTGACCGCGGACTCCGGCTCGGCAGCGAATTGGTATGCGCGCCAACTCAAGTTCCGCGGCGACATGCGCGGCTCGCTGTCGGGAAATCTCGCCACGATGGGGCCGGGTGTGCCCTACGGCATCGGCGGCAAGTTCGCCAATCCCGACCGCCCGGTGATCGTGTTCGCCGGCGACGGCGCGATGCAGATGAACGGGATGGCCGAGCTGATCACTATCGCGCACTACTGGAAGGAGTGGGCCGACCCCCGGTTGGTGGTCGCTGTTCTGCACAACAACGACCTCAACCAGGTGACGTGGGAGATGCGGGCGATGGCTGGCGCGCCGAAATTCCCTGAGTCGCAAACTCTTCCGAGCGTCGACTTCGCTGCCTTCGCCGCGAGCTTGGGTCTGGGTTCGGCGACGTTGACCGAGCCGGACCAGATCGCGTCGGCGTGGGATCAGGCGCTGCGCGCTGATCGACCCACGGTGCTCGACGTGCACTGCGACCCGAACATTCCGCCGGTGCCGCCGCACGCCACCTTCGATCAAATGAAGGCCGCCGCGATGTCCGTACTCAAGGGCGACGAGGACGCGTTCGGCATCATGAAGGAAGGCATCAAGATCAAGGCGCAGGAGTTTATGCCGCATCGCGACAAGAGCCGCACCTGA
- a CDS encoding metallophosphoesterase: MPAAWKTTGAVVLGSAVAGVGYGSIVERNAFVLRELTMPVLTPGSSPLRVLHISDIHMRPHQRRKQVWLRELAAWEPDLVVNTGDNLAHPKAVPAVVQTLGDLLSLPGVFVFGSNDYFGPRPKNPLNYLTNPGHRTHGEPLPWQDLRAAFTERGWLDLTHNRREFEVAGLHIAAAGVDDPHIDRDRYETIAGPASPAANLRLGLTHSPEPRVLDRFAADGYQLVMAGHTHGGQVCLPFYGAVVTNCGLDRSRVKGASRWGASMRLHVSAGIGTSPYAPLRFCCRPEATLLTLIATPTGGRDSSRTRGRSQPTASVH, translated from the coding sequence ATGCCTGCCGCGTGGAAAACTACCGGTGCCGTCGTGCTCGGCTCCGCCGTCGCCGGCGTCGGTTACGGATCGATCGTCGAGCGCAACGCCTTCGTGCTGCGTGAGCTGACCATGCCGGTGTTGACGCCCGGCTCGTCGCCGCTGCGGGTGCTGCACATCAGCGACATCCACATGCGCCCCCACCAGCGTCGCAAGCAGGTGTGGCTGCGTGAACTGGCCGCCTGGGAGCCCGATCTGGTCGTCAACACCGGCGACAACCTGGCGCACCCCAAGGCGGTGCCCGCGGTCGTGCAAACGCTCGGCGACCTGTTGTCGCTGCCGGGCGTGTTCGTCTTCGGCAGCAACGACTACTTCGGGCCGCGGCCGAAGAACCCGCTGAACTACCTGACTAACCCGGGCCACCGAACCCACGGCGAGCCCCTGCCCTGGCAGGACTTGCGGGCGGCGTTCACCGAGCGCGGGTGGCTCGACCTCACCCACAACCGCCGCGAGTTCGAGGTGGCCGGCCTGCACATTGCGGCCGCCGGGGTCGACGACCCGCACATCGACCGCGACCGCTACGAGACGATCGCCGGTCCGGCCAGCCCGGCGGCGAATCTGCGGCTGGGGCTCACGCATTCGCCGGAGCCGCGTGTCTTGGACCGCTTCGCCGCCGACGGCTACCAGCTGGTGATGGCTGGGCACACACACGGCGGGCAGGTGTGCCTGCCGTTCTACGGGGCCGTCGTCACCAACTGTGGTTTGGACCGCTCGCGGGTGAAGGGGGCGTCGCGCTGGGGTGCAAGCATGCGGCTGCATGTATCGGCAGGGATCGGTACCTCGCCGTATGCGCCGCTGCGGTTCTGCTGCCGGCCGGAGGCCACGCTGCTGACATTGATTGCGACGCCGACGGGTGGCCGCGACTCGAGTCGCACCCGCGGCCGCTCGCAGCCGACCGCTTCGGTGCATTGA
- the ponA2 gene encoding transglycosylase/D,D-transpeptidase PonA2, which produces MSERSSTGITVLKLAGCCLLAAVVVAALLFPIAGGIGLMSNRASEVVANGSAQLVQGDVPAVTTMVDAKGNTIAWLYSQRRFEVPTDKIANTMKLAIVSIEDKRFAEHNGVDWKGTLTGLAGYASGDVDTRGGSTIEQQYVKNYQLLVLAQTDAEKRAAVETTPARKLREIRMALTLDKTFSKPEILTRYLNLVSFGNGAFGVQDAAQTYFGVNASELNWQQAALLAGLVQSTSALNPYTNPEGALARRNLVLDTMIENLPQEADALRAAKAQPLGILPQPNELPRGCIAAGDRAFFCDYVQAYLARAGISKEQVARGGYLIRTTLDPDVQAPVKQAIDSIASPDLDGIASVMSVIRPGKNSHKVLAMASNRRYGLNTEAGETMRPQPFSLVGDGAGSIFKIFTTAAAMEMGMGINTQLEVPGSFQAKGLGSGGAKGCPKETWCVVNAGKYRGSMNVTDALATSPNTAFAKLISQIGVPRAVDMAVRLGLRSYADPGTARDYDPDSNESLADFIKRQNIGSFTLGPFELNALELSNVAATLASGGVWCPPNPIDKLIDRDGNEVAVNTEPCDQVVPEGLANTLANALSKDSQGGGTAAGSAAAAGWNLPMSGKTGTTEAHRSSGFVGFTNQYAAANYIYDDSSSPSDLCSFPLRRCGSGDLFGGNEPARTWFTAMKPIATKFGDVKLPPIDPRYVDGGPGSRVPSVAGLDVNEARQRLKEAGFQVADQPTPVNSSAKYGEVVGTSPSGQTIPGSVITIETSNGIPPAPPPPPEGGPAPVGSTTVEIPGLPPITIPLLGPPPPPGEPPPPP; this is translated from the coding sequence ATGTCGGAGCGCTCTTCGACCGGCATCACGGTCCTCAAGCTGGCCGGATGCTGTCTATTGGCCGCCGTGGTTGTCGCGGCTCTGCTGTTCCCGATCGCCGGTGGCATCGGGCTGATGTCCAACCGGGCTTCCGAGGTCGTCGCCAACGGCTCCGCCCAGCTTGTCCAGGGCGACGTGCCCGCAGTGACCACCATGGTCGACGCGAAGGGCAATACCATCGCGTGGCTGTATTCGCAGCGCCGGTTCGAGGTGCCCACCGACAAAATCGCCAACACGATGAAGCTGGCAATCGTCTCGATCGAGGACAAGCGGTTTGCCGAACACAACGGTGTGGACTGGAAGGGCACGCTGACGGGGCTGGCAGGTTATGCCTCCGGCGACGTCGACACCCGCGGTGGCTCGACGATCGAGCAGCAGTACGTCAAGAACTACCAGTTGTTGGTGCTCGCCCAGACCGACGCCGAGAAGCGCGCGGCCGTCGAGACCACGCCGGCGCGCAAGCTGCGCGAAATCCGGATGGCGCTGACGTTGGACAAGACGTTTTCCAAGCCGGAGATCTTGACCCGGTATCTGAACCTGGTCTCGTTCGGCAACGGAGCGTTCGGTGTCCAAGACGCCGCCCAGACCTATTTCGGTGTCAACGCCTCCGAGCTGAACTGGCAGCAGGCGGCGCTGCTGGCCGGGCTGGTGCAGTCCACGAGCGCACTCAATCCCTACACCAACCCAGAAGGGGCGCTGGCTCGTCGAAACCTGGTGTTGGACACCATGATCGAGAACCTGCCGCAAGAGGCTGACGCGTTGCGCGCCGCCAAGGCGCAGCCGCTAGGAATCTTGCCGCAACCCAACGAGCTGCCCCGAGGCTGCATCGCTGCGGGCGACCGCGCCTTCTTCTGCGACTACGTGCAGGCGTATCTGGCGCGGGCCGGGATCAGCAAGGAGCAGGTCGCCAGGGGTGGCTATCTGATTCGCACCACGCTCGACCCCGACGTGCAGGCTCCGGTCAAGCAGGCGATCGACAGCATCGCCAGCCCGGATCTGGACGGTATCGCCAGCGTGATGAGCGTGATCAGGCCCGGGAAGAACTCGCACAAGGTGCTGGCGATGGCCAGCAACCGCAGATACGGGCTCAACACTGAGGCCGGTGAAACCATGCGGCCCCAGCCGTTCTCGCTCGTCGGCGACGGCGCCGGATCGATCTTCAAGATCTTCACCACCGCCGCGGCGATGGAGATGGGCATGGGCATCAACACCCAGCTCGAGGTCCCGGGCAGCTTCCAGGCGAAGGGCTTGGGAAGCGGCGGCGCCAAGGGCTGCCCGAAGGAAACCTGGTGTGTGGTCAACGCGGGCAAATACCGCGGCTCGATGAACGTGACCGACGCGCTCGCCACCTCGCCCAACACCGCGTTCGCCAAGCTCATCTCGCAGATCGGGGTGCCGCGCGCGGTCGACATGGCGGTCCGGCTCGGGCTGCGCTCCTACGCCGACCCGGGCACCGCGCGCGACTACGATCCCGACAGCAACGAAAGCCTCGCCGACTTCATCAAGCGGCAGAACATCGGCTCGTTCACGCTAGGCCCGTTCGAGCTCAACGCGTTGGAGCTTTCGAACGTCGCTGCGACGCTGGCGTCGGGCGGCGTCTGGTGCCCCCCGAACCCGATCGACAAGCTCATCGACCGTGACGGCAACGAGGTCGCCGTCAACACCGAGCCCTGCGATCAGGTGGTGCCGGAGGGGCTGGCCAACACGCTGGCCAACGCGCTGAGCAAGGACAGCCAGGGCGGGGGCACGGCGGCGGGTTCGGCCGCTGCGGCGGGCTGGAACCTACCGATGTCCGGCAAGACCGGCACTACCGAGGCCCACCGGTCGTCGGGCTTCGTCGGCTTCACGAATCAATACGCGGCGGCCAACTACATCTACGACGATTCGAGTTCGCCGTCGGACCTGTGCTCCTTCCCGCTGCGACGCTGCGGCAGCGGTGATCTGTTCGGCGGCAACGAGCCGGCCCGCACCTGGTTCACCGCGATGAAGCCGATCGCCACCAAATTCGGCGACGTGAAACTGCCGCCGATCGATCCCCGCTACGTCGACGGCGGGCCCGGCTCACGGGTACCCAGTGTCGCGGGGCTGGACGTAAACGAGGCACGCCAGCGTCTGAAAGAGGCCGGGTTCCAGGTCGCCGACCAGCCCACCCCCGTCAACAGCAGTGCCAAGTACGGCGAAGTGGTCGGCACCTCGCCGAGCGGGCAGACCATCCCCGGTTCGGTGATCACGATCGAGACAAGCAACGGCATCCCGCCGGCCCCGCCTCCGCCACCGGAAGGCGGTCCGGCGCCCGTCGGCTCGACCACTGTGGAGATTCCGGGCTTGCCGCCGATCACCATCCCCCTGCTGGGTCCGCCGCCGCCGCCCGGCGAGCCGCCGCCACCGCCATAG
- the cds1 gene encoding L-cysteine desulfhydrase Cds1 — protein MTPQTRVAVRGGSRDWTDDAIRLIEADARRSADTHLLRYPLPTSWAGDVDVELYLKDETTHITGSLKHRLARSLFLYALCNGWIGENTTVVEASSGSTAVSEAYFAALLGLPFIAVMPASTSAAKVALIQSQGGRCHFVEHGGEIYAEAERVANDTGGHYLDQFTNAERATDWRGNNNIAESIYVQMREEKHPVPEWIVVGAGTGGTSATIGRYIRYRRHATRLCVVDPENSAFFPAYAECRYDAVVTASSRIEGIGRPRVEPSFLPEVVDRMVSVPDAASIAAARHASAVLGRRVGASTGTNLWGAFGLLAEMVAAGRSGSVVTLLADSGDRYTDTYFCDEWVTAQGLDPTEPAATLSEFERSCRWE, from the coding sequence TTGACGCCACAGACCCGTGTCGCGGTCCGCGGCGGGTCACGCGACTGGACCGACGATGCGATCCGGCTGATCGAGGCCGACGCCCGTCGCAGTGCCGACACCCACCTCCTGCGGTATCCGCTGCCGACGTCGTGGGCTGGCGACGTCGATGTCGAGCTCTATCTCAAGGACGAGACCACGCACATCACCGGCAGCCTCAAACATCGGCTGGCGCGGTCGCTGTTCCTCTATGCGCTGTGCAACGGGTGGATCGGCGAGAACACCACAGTGGTCGAGGCGTCGTCAGGCTCCACGGCGGTCTCGGAGGCATACTTCGCCGCGCTGCTGGGTTTGCCGTTTATCGCGGTGATGCCCGCATCCACCAGCGCCGCGAAAGTGGCGTTGATCCAATCCCAAGGTGGCCGTTGCCATTTCGTCGAGCACGGGGGCGAGATCTATGCCGAGGCCGAGCGCGTCGCCAACGACACCGGCGGACATTATCTCGACCAGTTCACCAACGCCGAGCGCGCGACGGACTGGCGGGGCAACAACAACATCGCCGAGTCGATCTATGTCCAGATGCGGGAGGAAAAACACCCCGTGCCGGAATGGATCGTGGTCGGAGCGGGCACCGGGGGAACCAGCGCGACGATCGGCCGCTACATCCGCTACCGGCGCCACGCCACCCGGTTGTGCGTCGTGGACCCGGAGAATTCCGCGTTCTTTCCTGCCTACGCCGAATGCCGCTATGACGCTGTAGTCACCGCCTCGTCGCGCATTGAAGGGATCGGGCGCCCGCGCGTGGAGCCGTCGTTTCTGCCGGAAGTGGTGGACCGGATGGTGTCGGTACCGGATGCCGCTTCGATCGCGGCGGCCCGCCATGCCAGCGCAGTTTTGGGCCGCCGGGTCGGTGCGTCGACCGGGACGAACCTGTGGGGCGCTTTCGGCCTACTTGCGGAGATGGTCGCTGCCGGGCGCAGCGGCTCGGTGGTCACGCTCCTCGCCGACAGCGGTGACCGCTATACCGACACTTACTTCTGCGACGAGTGGGTGACCGCGCAGGGCCTGGACCCGACCGAGCCAGCGGCGACGCTGTCGGAGTTCGAACGCTCCTGCCGCTGGGAGTGA
- a CDS encoding universal stress protein — protein MGAYQTLVVGTDGSDSSLRAVDHAAAFAAENRAKLIIAMAHLPHPDKGGWARPARPDRVIDPRAEYTLGGEGAYKMHGSAPVYAILREAHNRAKIAGAQDIEERAVVGAPAPALVKLAKEVNADLLVIGDVGLNVAGGQLLGSVPANVCRKAKTDVLIVHTAD, from the coding sequence ATGGGCGCCTACCAGACCCTGGTGGTCGGCACCGATGGTTCGGATTCGTCGCTGCGTGCAGTGGACCACGCAGCGGCGTTCGCCGCGGAGAATAGGGCGAAGTTGATCATCGCGATGGCGCACCTGCCTCATCCGGACAAGGGAGGTTGGGCGAGACCAGCCCGGCCGGACCGTGTGATTGATCCGCGCGCCGAGTACACCCTTGGAGGCGAGGGGGCCTACAAGATGCACGGGTCGGCCCCCGTCTACGCCATCCTGCGGGAGGCCCACAACCGGGCGAAGATCGCGGGCGCTCAAGACATCGAAGAGCGGGCGGTCGTCGGCGCGCCAGCGCCTGCGCTAGTGAAACTGGCCAAGGAAGTCAACGCCGACCTACTGGTCATCGGCGACGTAGGGCTCAACGTCGCGGGAGGGCAGCTGCTGGGATCGGTCCCAGCCAACGTCTGCCGCAAGGCCAAGACCGACGTGCTGATCGTCCACACAGCCGACTGA